A stretch of the Capsicum annuum cultivar UCD-10X-F1 chromosome 8, UCD10Xv1.1, whole genome shotgun sequence genome encodes the following:
- the LOC107879596 gene encoding probable transmembrane ascorbate ferrireductase 3: protein MDTVVTYQYYRSASRITIFAHIFGVISMILMLVWLLHYREGVDIVSYDPIKIFNVHPLLMFLGVIFLSGEALMAYKTVRGERRVKKSAHFLLHLGAIILGIVGIHAAFKYHYRRDLRNMYSFHSWIGIGTFCLYILQWVIGLGMFMLPYTRRETRLINLPWHISFGRAIFYMTIVAALTGLMQKSTLMQLPFFSGELLLINFLAIFILLFGVTVDMSVALARYA from the exons ATGGATACTGTTGTAACGTATCAATATTATCGATCAGCTTCAAGGATAACAATTTTTGCTCACATATTTGGCGTTATATCTATGATACTTATGCTTGTTTGGCTGTTACATTATCGCGAAGGCGTTGATATCGTTTCATATGAtcctattaaaatttttaat GTTCACCCACTCTTGATGTTTTTGGGAGTGATTTTCTTGTCTGGAGAAG CACTGATGGCATACAAGACAGTGAGAGGTgaaagaagagtaaaaaaatcaGCACATTTTTTACTTCATTTAGGTGCAATTATTTTGGGGATTGTTGGAATACATGCTGCATTTAAGTACCATTATAGAAGGGATTTGAGAAATATGTATAGCTTTCACTCTTGGATAGGTATTGGCACCTTTTGCCTTTACATTTTGCAG TGGGTGATTGGACTAGGTATGTTCATGTTACCATACACAAGAAGAGAaacaagattaattaatttaCCATGGCATATATCATTTGGTAGAGCAATATTTTACATGACAATTGTTGCAGCATTAACTGGATTAATGCAAAAATCAACATTAATGCAACTACCATTTTTTTCTGGAGAAttacttttaattaattttcttgcaatttttattttactttttggtGTTACTGTTGATATGTCAGTTGCACTTGCACGTTATGCATAA
- the LOC107838774 gene encoding U-box domain-containing protein 21 → MISSWRTKRREKKATKRGLFMKKTNMELVIPSQFTCPISLDLMKDPVTLSSTGITYDRENIEKWINEGGNSTCPITNQELKCVDSNIDDHDVLLIPNHNIRKMIQQWCVENKEYGIDRIPTPKIPVTSSDVTELLAKIANSIKLEMQDESNMCREFVIRVKNLASESDRNKCCFVKSGTGYALSSAFLELSEGKTAKNGSTLEVILSTLVSFLPLDVNSKSILGSISSIHWITWFMRNGSLSSRRNAVFVLREILKLEQHEGLLSGEGPHHKGSARGCFQGFELHNDKVEMLLTIDGALEGLVRLVKEPICPKTTKASLLTIYQMVNSSSSQSSISRFVDVGLVELLLEILVDCDKSICEKALGVLDGILTYEEGVQRGYSYALTIPILVKKLLRISHLASEFSVSILWKICKNDCHLVEALQVGAFQKLLLLLQVGCSETTKEKASELLKMLNVHRDRVECVDSLDFKGLKRTF, encoded by the coding sequence ATGATTTCATCATGGAGAacaaagagaagagaaaaaaaggctACAAAGAGAGGATTATTTATGAAGAAAACAAACATGGAGTTAGTGATTCCAAGTCAATTTACATGTCCAATTTCATTAGATTTAATGAAAGATCCAGTAACTTTATCGAGTACTGGTATAACATATGATCGAGAAAACATCGAAAAATGGATTAATGAAGGTGGGAATTCAACATGTCCTATCacaaatcaagaattgaagtgtGTTGATAGCAACATTGATGATcatgatgttttattaattcCTAATCATAACATTAGGAAAATGATTCAACAATGGTgtgtagaaaataaagaatatggtATCGATAGGATTCCAACTCCAAAAATCCCCGTTACATCATCTGATGTAACTGAATTACTCGCGAAGAtagcaaattcaatcaaactGGAGATGCAAGATGAGTCGAATATGTGCAGAGAGTTCGTCATCAGGGTGAAGAATTTGGCTAGTGAAAGTGATCGAAACAAATGTTGTTTTGTCAAAAGTGGTACAGGATACGCGTTATCATCAGCATTTCTTGAACTTTCTGAGGGAAAAACCGCGAAAAATGGCTCAACATTGGAAGTGATCCTGTCAACTCTGGTGTCGTTTTTGCCATTGGATGTCAACTCCAAGTCTATTCTTGGGTCGATTTCATCGATACATTGGATAACATGGTTCATGAGGAATGGAAGTTTGTCAAGTAGGAGGAATGCAGTTTTTGTTCTAAGAGAAATCTTGAAGTTAGAACAACATGAAGGGTTgttgtccggggaagggccccaccataagggttctgcaagaggctgtttccaggGCTTTGAATTACATAATGACAAAGTTGAAATGTTGTTGACAATTGATGGTGCATTAGAAGGCCTAGTGAGGTTAGTGAAAGAGCCAATATGTCCTAAAACTACAAAAGCATCATTGTTAACAATTTATCAGATGGTTaattcatcatcatcacaatcatcaatatcaagattTGTTGATGTGGGGTTAGTCGAATTGTTGTTAGAAATTCTTGTGGATTGTGACAAAAGCATATGTGAAAAGGCATTAGGTGTATTGGATGGGATTTTAACCTATGAAGAAGGTGTGCAAAGGGGTTATAGTTATGCATTAACTATACCTATTTTGGTTAAAAAATTGTTGAGAATTTCACATTTGGCTAGTGAATTTTCAGTTTCAATATTATGGAAAATTTGCAAGAATGATTGTCATCTTGTTGAAGCACTTCAAGTTGGTGCATTTCAAAAGCTATTGTTATTGCTACAAGTTGGTTGTAGTGAAACAACGAAGGAGAAAGCTAGTGAGTTATTGAAGATGTTGAATGTTCATAGAGATAGAGTAGAATGTGTTGATTCTTTGGATTTCAAAGGTCTCAAAAGGACATTTTGA